The sequence AGCCTCGGTGGTAAGCATCAGACCAGCAACAGAGGCTGCGTTCTGCAGAGCAGTACGAACTACCTTAGTTGGGTCGATGATTCCAGCCTTAACCATATCCTCGTAAACGTCGGTTGCAGCGTTGTAACCGAAGTTACCTTTATTGCTGCGAACCTTCTCGATTACAACCGCTGGCTCTGCGCCGGCGTTGGTAGCGATCGTCCTCATAGGAGCCTCAAGCGCCTGACGAACGATCTTCACACCGAAGGACTGCGCCTCATCAGCAAGCTTGAGGTTCTCAAGCTTCTCGATGACACGGATCAGAGCTACTCCGCCGCCTGGAACGATACCTTCCTCAACAGCAGCACGAGTTGCATGTAGTGCATCCTCTACGCGCGCCTTCTTCTCTTTCATCTCAACCTCGGTTGCAGCTCCAACATGGATAACTGCCACACCGCCTACGAGCTTAGCGAGACGCTCTTGGAGCTTCTCACGATCGTAGTCAGAGGTTGAAAGATCGATCTGCTGACGAATCTGCGTAACACGCGCCTTGATGTCAGTATCAGCACCCTTGCCATCGATTATGATGGTGTTGTCCTTGCTGATAACGATCCTCTTTGCCTTACCGAGATCCTGGAGCGTGATGTTCTCAAGCTTTAGTCCGAGATCCTCAGTGATGCACTTACCACCGGTTAGGGTTGCGATATCCTCTAGCATCGCCTTGCGACGATCGCCAAAGCCAGGAGCCTTAACAGCACATACGTTCAAGGTTCCACGGATCTTGTTTACAACTAGCGTTGCAAGAGCCTCGCCCTCAACCTCTTCAGCGATGATGAGTAGGGGCTTGCCAGCCTTAGCAACCTGCTCAAGCACTGGGAGAAGATCCTTCATGCTCGAGATCTTCTTCTCGTTGATCAGCACGAGAACGTTCTCTAGCTCTACTTCCATGCGCTCTGGGCTTGTTACGAAGTATGGAGAGAGGTAACCACGGTCAAACTGCATACCCTCAACAACCTCGAGGGTAGTCTCTAGACCCTTAGCTTCCTCAACGGTGATAACACCCTCTTTGCCAACCTTCTCCATGGCTTCAGCGATGATGCCACCGATCTCACTATCAGAGTTAGCAGAGATAGTTCCAACTTGAGCGATCTCCTCTTTACCCTTGGTTGAACGGCTCATAGCCTTAAGTGCTTCTACAGCAACCTTAACGGCAGCATCGATACCGCGCTTAAGCGACATAGGATCGTGGCCAGCGGCAACGAGCTTCAAGCCCTCACGGTAAATAGCGTCTGCAAGAACTGTAGCTGTTGTGGTTCCGTCTCCGGCGATATCCGAGGTCTTGGAAGCAACTTCCTTAACCATCTGAGCGCCCATATCCTCGAAGCCTTCAAGCTCGATCTCTTTAGCTACGGTAACGCCGTCCTTGGTAACGGTTGGAGCACCGAAGCTCTTCTTGATAACAACAACGCGACCCTTTGGTCCCATCGTTACACGAACTGCATCAGCTAGCTTTTTTACGCCCTTGAGGATCTCTTCACGAGCCTCAGCGCCGAACTGTATAATTTTAGCCATATTATTTTTCCTTAATTGATTACGTTTAACTTGCCTACGGAGCTTCTCAAATTAGAGAACAACACCTAGTACGTCATCTTCGCGCATGATCAGGATCTCAGAACCATCAACCTTGATCTCTACGCCACTGTACTTACCAAACAGGATTTCGTCGCCCTCTTTGACATCAACTGGGGTAACGGAACCGTCATCACGGACCTTGCCCTTACCGATAGCGAGGACACGACCCCTCTGAGGACGCTCTTGAGCGTTATCAGGAAGGATAATTCCACCACTGGATTTCTCTTCAGGAGCTAGACGCTCTACAATAATACGGTCTTGTAGTGGTCGAATCTTACTCTTTTTGCTGCTCATTACCTTTACCTCCGAATGTAAAAAAAGGGGGGCCTTAGGAATCAAAGGCCACCATCAAGCATCTTGCTTGACTTGTTTTTTCTGCACCTTTTGGGAGCGCTGGGTGTTACCCCAAAAACTCCCTATATATGCGCCGTGAGAGCTTACCCCAAATGGAGAGCTAAGCAATACGGGCACGGGTGCGAATCGTATATGCGCACTGCTTTTAAGTATTTCAAGGGTTAGTGCTGTTTTTGTTGGGGAACCCGCTGCGAACTGGCCATTTCGTAGATTCCTGCTCCGAAGCAAGCTATAGTGCGCGTTCATACCCCATCCGTTTAAGGGAGTTAGGTCTGTGTCACCCGCTACTGAAGAGTCAATAACTACTCCATATGCCCCAAATGATCGGGGATCTGCAGGCGCCGAGAGGGCGTTATGGCTGCTAGAGGAGGGGGTCGGGGCTGGCGAGCTGCCAGGGGGGGTACTTATGGCCTCGGTCGGGGGCAGGCTCATCACCCAGGTGGCTAGGGGGACGAAGCTCCCAGCACGGGCCGCAAGCGTTGTTTCTGGGGAGACGATAGAGGTCGATACTGTTTTTGATCTTGGTGGGCTGAGCGAAACGATCTGTACCGCAACCCTTATGATGCGCCTCGTTTCGGCCGGAAAGGTTGGGGTGCTCGACAGGGCTTCGCGCTTTCTACAGGCGCTCGGGATAGGGCAGCGTTCTGGCATCACGCTAGCGCATCTGCTCTCGCACTCCGCGGGGTTTCCGG is a genomic window of Pseudomonadota bacterium containing:
- the groL gene encoding chaperonin GroEL (60 kDa chaperone family; promotes refolding of misfolded polypeptides especially under stressful conditions; forms two stacked rings of heptamers to form a barrel-shaped 14mer; ends can be capped by GroES; misfolded proteins enter the barrel where they are refolded when GroES binds); this encodes MAKIIQFGAEAREEILKGVKKLADAVRVTMGPKGRVVVIKKSFGAPTVTKDGVTVAKEIELEGFEDMGAQMVKEVASKTSDIAGDGTTTATVLADAIYREGLKLVAAGHDPMSLKRGIDAAVKVAVEALKAMSRSTKGKEEIAQVGTISANSDSEIGGIIAEAMEKVGKEGVITVEEAKGLETTLEVVEGMQFDRGYLSPYFVTSPERMEVELENVLVLINEKKISSMKDLLPVLEQVAKAGKPLLIIAEEVEGEALATLVVNKIRGTLNVCAVKAPGFGDRRKAMLEDIATLTGGKCITEDLGLKLENITLQDLGKAKRIVISKDNTIIIDGKGADTDIKARVTQIRQQIDLSTSDYDREKLQERLAKLVGGVAVIHVGAATEVEMKEKKARVEDALHATRAAVEEGIVPGGGVALIRVIEKLENLKLADEAQSFGVKIVRQALEAPMRTIATNAGAEPAVVIEKVRSNKGNFGYNAATDVYEDMVKAGIIDPTKVVRTALQNAASVAGLMLTTEAIIADKPKDESSHSAGGMGGGMGGMGGMGGMM
- a CDS encoding co-chaperone GroES; this translates as MSSKKSKIRPLQDRIIVERLAPEEKSSGGIILPDNAQERPQRGRVLAIGKGKVRDDGSVTPVDVKEGDEILFGKYSGVEIKVDGSEILIMREDDVLGVVL